From the Posidoniimonas polymericola genome, one window contains:
- a CDS encoding S41 family peptidase → MLNRVADLLQRCLLATVVAGVLTSGAMPSIARAQSASPVVEAPAGPSAATLLAKGRELESQKRWGDALAFYEDALREHPSDASLRQRFVTARMHFSLERRYTDDSFVDSVHELSSQQAEGLYRELLSKMETHYVTTPQWDAAARKGIYGLRIALQEPQFLRANGVRASSKQVSQLDEELRQLGSGALTNSSQGALAAQQQAARLASYRIGLNPVATSLEFTAAAAETLDHYSSFLTPAQLRDVYSQIEGNFVGLGVELKPDNGALLIVRVIPNSPAERGGIHDGDRIVAVDGQATAELSTDEAAGLLTGEEGSYCRVTVVSPREEAHVVARPTEGRLSSWMGEPTVTRDLSVRREHVDVPSLEDVRILDPQYGVAYVRVPVFQKSTSRDLDAALWDLHGKGMRSLILDLRGNPGGLLTSSVEMADKFVAEGRIVSTSGRSEGETIDFRAHRAGTWRVPLVVLIDGDSASASEIFAAAIKDSNRGAIVGERSFGKGSVQGIFSLGQGGAGIRLTTAKFFSPLGHPISKVGVNPDIVVRRATSLTEGRSENSDAALTRAVEAAKIQVAMR, encoded by the coding sequence ATGCTGAATCGGGTCGCTGACTTGCTGCAACGCTGCCTGCTCGCAACCGTGGTCGCTGGCGTTCTGACCTCGGGCGCCATGCCGTCGATCGCCCGGGCCCAGTCCGCGTCGCCGGTCGTCGAAGCCCCGGCCGGCCCCTCGGCCGCCACGCTCCTCGCCAAGGGGCGCGAGCTCGAGAGCCAGAAGCGGTGGGGCGACGCCCTCGCCTTCTACGAGGACGCCCTCCGCGAGCACCCGTCGGACGCCTCGCTCCGGCAGCGGTTTGTCACCGCCCGCATGCACTTCAGCCTCGAGCGTCGGTACACCGACGACAGCTTTGTCGACTCGGTCCACGAGCTCAGCAGCCAGCAGGCCGAGGGCCTGTACCGCGAGCTGCTCAGCAAGATGGAAACCCACTACGTCACGACCCCCCAGTGGGACGCCGCCGCCCGCAAGGGCATCTACGGCCTGCGGATCGCGTTGCAGGAGCCGCAGTTCCTCCGCGCCAACGGCGTGCGGGCCAGCTCGAAGCAGGTCTCGCAGCTCGATGAAGAGCTGCGTCAGCTCGGCTCGGGCGCCCTCACCAACAGCAGCCAAGGGGCGTTGGCCGCCCAGCAGCAGGCGGCCCGCCTGGCCTCTTACCGGATCGGCCTGAACCCGGTCGCGACCTCGCTGGAGTTCACCGCCGCGGCCGCCGAGACGCTCGACCACTATTCATCGTTCCTGACTCCCGCCCAGCTGCGGGACGTCTACTCGCAGATCGAGGGCAACTTTGTCGGCCTCGGCGTTGAGCTGAAGCCAGACAACGGCGCCCTCCTGATCGTCCGCGTGATCCCCAACAGCCCGGCCGAGCGGGGCGGCATCCACGACGGCGACCGCATTGTCGCGGTCGACGGGCAGGCCACCGCCGAGCTCAGCACCGACGAGGCCGCCGGTCTGCTGACGGGCGAAGAGGGCTCGTACTGCCGCGTGACGGTGGTCTCGCCGCGAGAGGAGGCCCACGTCGTGGCCCGGCCGACCGAAGGCCGGCTGTCGAGCTGGATGGGCGAGCCGACCGTGACCCGCGACCTGTCGGTGCGGCGTGAGCACGTCGACGTGCCGAGCCTCGAGGACGTGCGGATCCTCGACCCGCAGTACGGGGTCGCCTATGTCCGCGTGCCGGTGTTCCAGAAGTCAACCAGCCGCGACCTCGACGCCGCCCTGTGGGACCTGCACGGCAAGGGGATGCGGAGCCTGATCCTCGACCTGCGGGGCAACCCGGGCGGCCTGCTGACCTCGAGCGTCGAGATGGCGGACAAGTTTGTCGCCGAGGGTCGGATCGTTTCGACCAGCGGCCGGAGCGAGGGCGAGACCATCGACTTCCGGGCCCACCGGGCCGGCACCTGGCGGGTGCCGCTGGTGGTGCTGATCGACGGCGACAGCGCCAGTGCTAGCGAGATATTTGCCGCGGCGATCAAAGACTCGAATCGCGGCGCCATTGTCGGAGAGCGGTCTTTCGGCAAGGGTTCGGTGCAGGGGATTTTCTCCCTGGGACAAGGTGGGGCTGGGATCCGCCTGACGACCGCTAAGTTCTTTTCGCCCCTCGGTCATCCAATCAGCAAAGTCGGGGTTAATCCCGATATCGTCGTGCGACGAGCTACGAGCTTGACCGAAGGGCGTTCTGAAAACAGCGACGCGGCCCTCACCCGGGCCGTCGAGGCGGCCAAGATCCAGGTGGCGATGCGGTAG
- the purH gene encoding bifunctional phosphoribosylaminoimidazolecarboxamide formyltransferase/IMP cyclohydrolase, with product MESPKIKRALISVSDKSGLAQFAKSLADHGVELCSTGGSRKALEDAGIPVRDVTDYTGFPEMMDGRLKTLHPKVHGGILQRRDNESDVAAAEEHGILPFELVVVNLYPFRETIARPDVTVDEAIEKIDIGGPTMVRAAAKNHAFVTIASNPGQYDRILAEVQATGATTPELRRALAGEAFAHTAEYDTAIAGYFAKLAAAEGDDLTPAELSITVTKKCPLRYGENPHQSAALYVNADAGPTSLVNAEQLNGKELSYNNLLDLDAALGVARSLPVPGVAVLKHNNPCGAATALSVGDATRKAWDGDPVSAFGSILGYNTTVDAASAECLAEPGKFVEAIVAPDFTTEAIEILTTKPKWRANVRLLKVGEVKPGGGELQLRAIDGGYLAQAADDMADDESEWKVVTETQPSDAQLAELRFAWAACRHVKSNAIVLSQDNALVGVGAGQMSRVDSVEISIKKAGDRVIGAVMASDAFFPFDDSIHTAAAAGVKAFIQPGGSRNDDQVIAACNKHGLPMVFTGTRHFRH from the coding sequence GTGGAATCGCCAAAGATCAAGCGGGCGCTAATCAGCGTTAGCGACAAATCCGGGCTTGCCCAATTTGCCAAGAGCCTGGCCGACCACGGCGTCGAGCTGTGCAGCACCGGCGGCTCGCGCAAGGCGCTCGAGGACGCCGGCATCCCGGTCCGCGACGTCACCGACTACACCGGCTTCCCCGAGATGATGGACGGCCGTCTCAAGACGCTGCACCCCAAGGTGCACGGCGGCATCCTGCAGCGGCGTGACAACGAGTCCGACGTCGCCGCGGCCGAGGAGCACGGCATCCTGCCGTTCGAGCTGGTGGTGGTGAACCTCTACCCGTTCCGCGAGACCATCGCCCGGCCCGACGTCACCGTCGACGAGGCGATCGAGAAGATCGACATCGGCGGCCCGACCATGGTCCGCGCCGCGGCCAAGAACCACGCGTTCGTCACGATCGCCTCGAACCCCGGCCAGTACGACCGCATCCTCGCCGAGGTTCAGGCGACCGGCGCTACCACGCCCGAACTCCGCCGCGCGCTCGCCGGCGAGGCGTTCGCCCACACCGCCGAGTACGACACGGCCATCGCCGGCTACTTCGCCAAGCTGGCCGCCGCCGAGGGCGACGACCTCACGCCGGCCGAGCTGAGCATCACGGTCACCAAGAAGTGCCCGCTCCGCTACGGCGAGAACCCCCACCAGTCGGCCGCGCTGTACGTCAACGCCGACGCCGGGCCGACCTCGCTGGTCAACGCCGAGCAGCTCAACGGCAAGGAACTCAGCTACAACAACCTGCTGGACCTCGACGCCGCGCTCGGCGTCGCGCGGTCGCTGCCCGTGCCCGGCGTGGCCGTGCTGAAGCACAACAACCCGTGCGGCGCGGCGACCGCCCTCAGCGTCGGCGACGCCACCCGCAAGGCGTGGGACGGCGACCCGGTCAGCGCGTTCGGCTCGATCCTGGGCTACAACACGACGGTCGACGCGGCCTCGGCCGAGTGCCTGGCCGAGCCGGGCAAGTTTGTCGAGGCGATTGTCGCCCCCGACTTCACGACCGAGGCGATCGAGATCCTCACCACCAAGCCGAAGTGGCGGGCCAACGTGCGGCTGCTGAAGGTCGGCGAGGTGAAGCCGGGCGGCGGCGAGCTGCAGCTCCGCGCGATCGACGGCGGCTACCTCGCCCAGGCGGCCGACGACATGGCCGACGACGAGTCCGAGTGGAAGGTCGTCACCGAGACGCAGCCCTCCGACGCGCAGCTGGCCGAGCTCCGCTTCGCCTGGGCCGCCTGCCGGCACGTGAAGAGCAACGCCATCGTGCTCAGCCAGGACAACGCCCTGGTGGGCGTGGGCGCCGGCCAGATGAGCCGCGTCGACTCGGTCGAGATCTCGATCAAGAAGGCGGGCGACCGGGTGATCGGCGCGGTCATGGCGAGTGACGCCTTCTTCCCGTTCGACGACTCGATCCACACCGCGGCCGCCGCCGGCGTCAAGGCGTTCATCCAGCCCGGCGGCTCCCGCAACGACGACCAGGTCATCGCCGCCTGCAACAAGCACGGCCTGCCAATGGTGTTCACCGGGACGCGGCACTTTAGGCACTAG
- a CDS encoding HNH endonuclease: protein MPPTSDLRALVIVRAGNRCEYCTVHQDHDRMLRFPVDRIIAGQHRGEYTEENTALACPYCNGKKGPNIASVVPGTQGPPVALFNPRTERWADHFAFEGARVVGLTSTGEATASLLAMNAEERLELRSARGYGA, encoded by the coding sequence GTGCCTCCCACTTCCGACCTTCGCGCTCTGGTCATCGTGCGGGCAGGCAACCGCTGCGAGTACTGCACGGTTCACCAGGACCACGACCGCATGCTGCGTTTCCCGGTTGACCGGATCATCGCCGGTCAGCACCGGGGCGAGTACACCGAGGAGAACACTGCGTTAGCGTGCCCCTACTGCAACGGCAAGAAGGGGCCGAACATCGCAAGCGTTGTGCCAGGAACTCAGGGACCGCCTGTGGCCTTGTTCAATCCTCGCACCGAGCGTTGGGCCGACCACTTCGCTTTCGAGGGGGCTCGGGTCGTCGGGCTTACCTCTACCGGCGAGGCGACGGCAAGCCTCCTTGCTATGAACGCCGAGGAGAGGTTAGAGCTACGCTCAGCACGCGGCTACGGCGCCTGA
- a CDS encoding RDD family protein has protein sequence MTQNPYQSPETDEGPTRSVPEVDGHPLAGRRARLESAVIDWFAAQFLAAPLAFSPVFPLFGLPLAEQPDAFSSWMLWAIFALWCLSSLATYCALNYRSLERSSQTLGMRWKRLKFVSRDGSPVTVGQILIRRTALLWPLYFVPGFNALFAFYSLGLALRESRYSLHDDIAATAVVLAD, from the coding sequence GTGACGCAGAACCCTTATCAGTCGCCGGAGACCGATGAAGGACCAACGCGGTCTGTTCCTGAAGTCGACGGCCATCCGCTCGCCGGTCGCCGGGCCCGGCTCGAGTCCGCCGTCATCGACTGGTTCGCGGCGCAGTTTCTCGCGGCGCCGCTGGCGTTCAGTCCGGTTTTTCCGCTCTTCGGGCTGCCGCTTGCGGAGCAGCCGGATGCGTTCTCGAGCTGGATGCTGTGGGCGATCTTCGCCTTGTGGTGCCTTTCGTCGCTTGCCACGTACTGCGCGCTCAACTACCGCTCACTAGAGCGCAGTAGCCAGACGCTCGGCATGCGGTGGAAGCGGCTGAAATTTGTTTCGCGAGACGGTTCGCCGGTGACCGTCGGTCAGATCCTGATACGCCGCACCGCCCTGCTCTGGCCGCTGTACTTCGTCCCTGGTTTCAATGCCTTGTTTGCGTTCTACAGCCTCGGTCTGGCATTGCGAGAGTCTCGTTACTCGCTGCACGACGACATCGCCGCCACGGCGGTGGTGCTGGCCGATTGA